The Mixophyes fleayi isolate aMixFle1 chromosome 1, aMixFle1.hap1, whole genome shotgun sequence genome includes a region encoding these proteins:
- the UCHL1 gene encoding ubiquitin carboxyl-terminal hydrolase isozyme L1 isoform X1: MELVPMEINPEMLNKLMTKAGVLPTWKFVDVLCFENEYLKTLSHSVCAVLLLFPLTSQHEAFRKKQGEQLKGKEPDSKVYFMEQTITNSCGTIGFIHAAANNKDKLSFGKDSALNNFLKKSADASPSDRAKLLEENEALQSAHNSVANEGQCRVNNEEHFHFIVFTAVSGHLYELDGLTPKPIDHGTTSEESLLEDAAKICRQYTEREKGEVRFSAVALVKTA, from the exons ATGGAGTTGGTACCAATGGAGATTAACCCTGAG ATGCTGAACAAA ttGATGACAAAAGCTGGTGTTCTACCTACCTGGAAGTTTGTGGATGTCTTGTGTTTTGAGAATGAATATCTAAAAACTCTTTCACACTCAGTCTGTGCGGTGCTTCTCCTCTTCCCACTCACCTCACAG CATGAAGCATTCAGGAAGAAGCAAGGTGAGCAACTGAAGGGCAAAGAGCCAGATTCCAAAGTCTACTTTATGGAACAGACAATTACAAACTCTTGTGGAACAATTGGGTTCATCCATGCAGCAGCCAATAACAAAGATAAACTGAGTTTTG GTAAAGATTCTGCATTGAATAACTTTCTAAAAAAATCTGCTGATGCTTCTCCCAGTGACAGGGCAAAACTCCTGGAGGAAAATGAG GCCCTACAGTCTGCACACAATTCTGTTGCAAATGAGGGACAGTGCAGG GTAAACAATGAGGAACATTTCCACTTCATAGTCTTCACTGCTGTGAGCGGACACCTGTATGAGCTTG atgGGCTAACTCCAAAACCAATTGACCATGGTACTACCTCTGAAGAATCTCTACTGGAG GATGCAGCTAAAATCTGCCGTCAATATACTGAGCGAGAGAAAGGGGAAGTTCGTTTTTCAGCAGTGGCTCTCGTCAAAACTGCATAA
- the UCHL1 gene encoding ubiquitin carboxyl-terminal hydrolase isozyme L1 isoform X2: MELVPMEINPELMTKAGVLPTWKFVDVLCFENEYLKTLSHSVCAVLLLFPLTSQHEAFRKKQGEQLKGKEPDSKVYFMEQTITNSCGTIGFIHAAANNKDKLSFGKDSALNNFLKKSADASPSDRAKLLEENEALQSAHNSVANEGQCRVNNEEHFHFIVFTAVSGHLYELDGLTPKPIDHGTTSEESLLEDAAKICRQYTEREKGEVRFSAVALVKTA, encoded by the exons ATGGAGTTGGTACCAATGGAGATTAACCCTGAG ttGATGACAAAAGCTGGTGTTCTACCTACCTGGAAGTTTGTGGATGTCTTGTGTTTTGAGAATGAATATCTAAAAACTCTTTCACACTCAGTCTGTGCGGTGCTTCTCCTCTTCCCACTCACCTCACAG CATGAAGCATTCAGGAAGAAGCAAGGTGAGCAACTGAAGGGCAAAGAGCCAGATTCCAAAGTCTACTTTATGGAACAGACAATTACAAACTCTTGTGGAACAATTGGGTTCATCCATGCAGCAGCCAATAACAAAGATAAACTGAGTTTTG GTAAAGATTCTGCATTGAATAACTTTCTAAAAAAATCTGCTGATGCTTCTCCCAGTGACAGGGCAAAACTCCTGGAGGAAAATGAG GCCCTACAGTCTGCACACAATTCTGTTGCAAATGAGGGACAGTGCAGG GTAAACAATGAGGAACATTTCCACTTCATAGTCTTCACTGCTGTGAGCGGACACCTGTATGAGCTTG atgGGCTAACTCCAAAACCAATTGACCATGGTACTACCTCTGAAGAATCTCTACTGGAG GATGCAGCTAAAATCTGCCGTCAATATACTGAGCGAGAGAAAGGGGAAGTTCGTTTTTCAGCAGTGGCTCTCGTCAAAACTGCATAA